A single Xenopus laevis strain J_2021 chromosome 3S, Xenopus_laevis_v10.1, whole genome shotgun sequence DNA region contains:
- the metap2.S gene encoding methionyl aminopeptidase 2 S homeolog, which translates to MAGLVVKLQSPEQEEEDGEKHMNGVVEENEAAFPGENSVSKKKRKKKKKNNAKTGHDAEKDGAIAKATEEIATQLEKQTLENKEKDEDEEDGEGDADGAAGKKKKKKKKKGSKSQTDPPSIAISELYPSGIFPKGQECEYPATQDGRSAAWRATSEEKKAMDQASEEIWTDFRQAAEAHRQVRKYVMSWIKPGMTMIEICEKLEDCSRKLIKENGLYAGLAFPTGCSLNNCAAHYTPNAGDPTVLQYDDVCKIDFGTHINGRIIDCAFTVTFNPKYDKLLEAVKDATNTGIRCSGIDVRLCDVGEAIQEVMESYEVEIDGKTYQVKPIRNLNGHSIGPYRIHAGKTVPIVKGGEATRMEEGEVYAIETFGSTGKGVVHDDMECSHYMKNFDVGHVPIRLPRAKHLLNVINEKFGTLAFCRRWLDRLGESKYLMALKNLCDLGIVDPYPPLCDMKGSYTAQFEHTILLRPNCKEVVSRGDDY; encoded by the exons ATGGCGGGTTTAGTGGTAAAGCTGCAGAGCCCCGAACAGGAGGAAGAGGATGGGGAAAAACACATGAACGGTGTGGTGGAGGAGAACGAAGCCGCCTTTCCGGGAGAGAATAGCGTGAgcaagaagaagaggaaaaagaaaaagaagaacaaCGCCAAAACAG gacATGATGCTGAAAAAGACGGGGCTATAGCCAAAGCCACTGAAGAAATCGCAACACAACTGGAGAAGCAGACATTGGAAAATAAGGAAAAAGATGAAGATGAAGAAG ATGGTGAAGGTGATGCTGATGGAGCAGctgggaagaagaagaaaaagaagaagaagaaaggct CAAAATCACAAACCGATCCACCCTCTATTGCAATATCTGAACTCTATCCAAGTGGAATATTTCCAAAAGGACAGGAGTGCGAGTACCCTGCAACACAAGATGG acGATCTGCAGCTTGGAGAGCAACAAGTGAAGAGAAAAAAGCTATGGATCAAGCTAGTGAGGAAATCTGGACTGATTTCAGACAAGCAGCTGAAGCTCACAGACAAGTGAGGAAATATGTGATGAGCTGGATTAAGCCTGGAATGACCATGATTGAAATATG TGAAAAACTTGAGGACTGTTCTCGCAAGCTGATTAAGGAAAATGGTCTTTATGCTGGACTTGCATTCCCCACAGGTTGTTCTCTAAATAACTGTGCAGCCCACTACACACCTAATGCAGGGGATCCAACAGTATTGCAATATGATGATGTCTGCAAAATTGACTTTGGAACCCATATTAATG GCCGAATAATTGACTGTGCTTTTACAGTCACCTTCAATCCAAAATACGACAAGTTGCTGGAAGCTGTCAAGGATGCCACCAACACTGGAATAAGG tGTTCAGGTATAGATGTGCGTCTCTGTGATGTTGGTGAGGCAATTCAAGAGGTTATGGAGTCATATGAGGTTGAAATTGATGGCAAAACGTATCAAG TGAAACCAATTCGAAATCTAAATGGCCATTCCATTGGACCATACAGAATTCATGCTGGTAAAACTGTGCCCATTGTGAAAGGTGGAGAAGCAACAAGAATGGAG GAAGGAGAGGTGTATGCGATAGAAACATTTGGTAGCACTGGAAAAGGAGTAGTTCATGATGATATGGAGTGTTCCCACTATATGAAGAACTTTGATGTGGGACATGTGCCAATAAG ACTTCCTCGAGCAAAACACTTGCTGAATGTCATCAATGAGAAATTTGGTACCCTGGCATTCTGCCGTAGATGGCTGGACCGTCTTGGAGAGAGTAAATACCTGATGGCCCTGAAGAACCTGTGTGATTTGGGTATAGTCGACCCGTACCCGCCTCTCTGTGATATGAAGGGCTCATACACAGCACAGTTTGAGCACACAATATTACTGCGCCCAAACTGCAAAGAAGTTGTGAGCAGAGGAGATGACTATTAA